In Triticum aestivum cultivar Chinese Spring chromosome 5B, IWGSC CS RefSeq v2.1, whole genome shotgun sequence, the following proteins share a genomic window:
- the LOC123114084 gene encoding high-affinity nitrate transporter-activating protein 2.1 produces MARSELVMALLVAVLAAGCCASAGAVAYLSKLPVTLDVTASPSPGQVLHAGEDVITVTWALNATRPAGDDAAYKSVKVSLCYAPASQKEREWRKTHDDLKKDKTCQFKVAQQPYAGAGGRVEYRVALDIPTAAYYVRAYALDASGTQVAYGQTAPAAAFNVVSITGVTTSIKVAAGVFSTFSVVSLAFFFFIEKRKKNN; encoded by the exons ATGGCACGGTCGGAGCTTGTCATGGCGTTGCTGGTGGCGGTCCTCGCCGCCGGCTGCTGCGCGTCGGCCGGCGCCGTGGCGTACCTCTCCAAGCTGCCCGTGACCCTCGACGTCACCGCATCCCCCAGCCCCGGCCAAG TTCTCCACGCCGGCGAGGACGTGATCACGGTGACGTGGGCTCTGAACGCGACCCGGCCGGCCGGCGACGACGCCGCCTACAAGAGCGTCAAGGTCAGCCTCTGCTACGCGCCGGCGAGCCAGAAGGAGCGCGAGTGGCGCAAGACCCACGACGACCTCAAGAAGGACAAGACCTGCCAGTTCAAGGTCGCCCAGCAGCCCtacgccggcgccggcggcagggTCGAGTACCGCGTCGCCCTCGACATCCCCACCGCCGCCTACTACGTGCGCGCCTACGCGCTCGACGCCTCCGGCACGCAGGTCGCATACGGCCAGACCGCGCCCGCCGCAGCCTTCAACGTCGTCAGCATCACGGGCGTCACCACCTCCATCAAGGTTGCCGCCGGCGTCTTCTCTACCTTCTCGGTCGTCTCCCTCGCCTTCTTCTTCTTTATTGAGAAACGCAAGAAGAATAACTAA
- the LOC123114086 gene encoding SPX domain-containing protein 4 translates to MKFGKDFRSHLEGTLPDWKDKYLAYKALKKLIKTLPPDADQPPPPPPLPPAGHGDGGLGDWFARILDVELHKLNDFYMEREEWYVIRLQVLKERIERVKAKKNGAFTSKTEFTEEMLEIRRDFVLIHGEMILLQTYSSLNFAGLVKILKKYDKRTGGVLSLPFTQRARHQPFFTTGPLTRLVRECEANLEILFPVEDEVLESGSSSKHQAHNDAASRDPASSCDAEASEVYRSTLAAMKAIEGLKKASSTYNALSLARFFHGEDGEACSGAITSESSLSDSMTDSQVEDADKNDKEVQSKEQSAAQTDHNAEAERRGG, encoded by the exons atgaAGTTCGGCAAGGATTTCCGGAGCCACCTGGAGGGCACGCTGCCGGACTGGAAGGACAAGTACCTCGCCTACAAGGCGCTCAAGAAGCTCATCAAGACGCTGCCGCCCGACGCCGaccagccgccgcccccgccgcccctgcccccgGCCGGGCACGGCGACGGCGGCCTCGGGGACTGGTTCGCCCGGATCCTCGACGTCGAGCTCCACAAGCTCAACGACTTCTACATGGAGAGGGAGGAGTGGTACGTCATCCGCCTCCAG GTGCTAAAGGAGAGGATTGAGCGAGTCAAAGCTAAGAAGAATGGTGCTTTTACATCCAAAACTGAGTTCACTGAAGAAATGTTAGAGATACGTAGAGATTTCGTGCTTATCCACGGCGAAATGATACTTCTGCAGACCTACAGCTCCCTGAATTTTGCTG GGCTAGTGAAGATACTGAAGAAGTATGACAAAAGAACAGGCGGCGTGCTCAGCCTACCTTTCACTCAGCGAGCTCGCCACCAACCATTTTTCACCACGGGACCGTTAACAAGACTTGTTCGAGAATGTGAGGCTAATCTTGAAATCCTTTTCCCTGTTGAAGATGAAGTACTCGAGTCTGGTTCCTCTTCAAAGCATCAGGCTCACAATGATGCGGCTAGTCGTGACCCAGCTTCATCTTGCGACGCAGAAGCCTCAGAGGTGTACCGAAGCACACTCGCAGCAATGAAAGCGATAGAGGGCCTCAAGAAAGCCAGCTCTACCTACAATGCCCTGTCTCTGGCTAGGTTCTTCCATGGAGAGGATGGCGAAGCATGTTCTGGCGCCATAACATCTGAGAGCTCGTTATCAGATTCCATGACAGATTCCCAGGTAGAAGATGCTGACAAGAACGACAAAGAGGTGCAATCAAAGGAGCAGAGCGCTGCTCAAACTGACCATAACGCGGAAGCGGAGCGACGCGGTGGATAA